CCCCGTGGGTGTCCGCACGCTGTACGTCGTCCTCACCCGGGCGACCCAGCGGCTGGTCACGGTGGGTGCCGACGGCGGCTGGCGCGGCGCGGATCCTGCTCGTCCGCGGGGGTAATACTGTTTCACCAGGACATTCAGCAGGACGTTCAGCAGGACCAGGCAGGACCAGGCAGGACTGGGCAGGACCTGTTGTGGCCCCGGAGGGGGATTCGTTGGTGGCGGAGCCGGTCGACGCGCGTAAGGACGCGGGGGTGCTGACCCTGCCCAACTTGCTGAGCTTCGCCCGGCTCGCGGGTGTGCCGTTGTTCCTGTGGCTGGTCCTCGGCCCACGCGCCGACGGCTGGGCGATCATCGTGCTCGCGGTCTCCGGCTTCACCGACTGGCTCGACGGTCAGCTGGCGCGCCGGCTGCACCAGACCAGCACGCTGGGCAAGTTGCTCGACCCGTTCGCGGACCGCCTCTACATCCTGGCGGTGCTGCTGGGCCTCGCTGTGCGCGAGGTGATTCCGGTCTGGCTCGCGGTCGCGCTTCCGTTGCGGGACGTCCTGCTCGTCGGCCTGCTCGGCTACCTTCGGCTACGTGGCTTCGGCCCGCTGCCGGTGCACTTCCTGGGAAAGGCGGCGACGTTCTGCCTGCTGTACGCCTTCCCGTTGCTGTTTCTCGGCGAGGGCAGCAGCACGTTCGCGTCCCTGGCCGAGATCGTGGGGTGGGCCTTCGTGGTGTGGGGTACCGGCCTGTACTGGTGGGCCGGTGTTCTCTACGCCTACCAGGCCTACCAGCTTCTCCGGAGCGCGGCGCCCGCGACACCCGCACGAGAAGAAGGTCGGCTGCACACCTGAGGTGACCCCTCGCGGTGCGGGCCGGCGGAGAGGAGCCACGTGAGAGCCGTCGTCATGGCCGGTGGCGAGGGCACCCGCCTGCGCCCGATGACCACGAGCATGCCCAAGCCGCTCCTTCCCGTGGTCAACCGCCCGATCATGGAGCACGTGCTGCGGCTCCTGCGCCGGCACGAACTCACCGAGACCGTCGTCACCGTCCACTTCCTCGGCTCGATGGTGCGCGCCTACTTC
This Actinopolymorpha cephalotaxi DNA region includes the following protein-coding sequences:
- a CDS encoding CDP-alcohol phosphatidyltransferase family protein → MAEPVDARKDAGVLTLPNLLSFARLAGVPLFLWLVLGPRADGWAIIVLAVSGFTDWLDGQLARRLHQTSTLGKLLDPFADRLYILAVLLGLAVREVIPVWLAVALPLRDVLLVGLLGYLRLRGFGPLPVHFLGKAATFCLLYAFPLLFLGEGSSTFASLAEIVGWAFVVWGTGLYWWAGVLYAYQAYQLLRSAAPATPAREEGRLHT